Proteins from one Hymenobacter gelipurpurascens genomic window:
- a CDS encoding penicillin acylase family protein translates to MLRILKALLAVVITLTLTWVLNAKQGDVPPMGKLLSPYRGIWQNGEDAQALEEPQTLQLPGLRQPVRVRFDDRRVPHIFAENEHDLYYAQGYLTAHDRLWQMEFMTRVAAGRISEVVGSKALEYDRFQRRMGLAYGAENSLREMLKDPTTRVVLESYSEGVNAYINTLAPKDYPFEYKLLDYAPEPWQPLKCALLLKLMAWDLSGRSDDLRLSNILRKYGPKVVQDLFPDYPNRQDAIVPTGSPLAFKPVPVPVAPPSFAAAISDKVPAREPDAELGSNNFAVAGSRSASGLPILANDPHLQLNLPSIWYQVQMTAPGLNVYGVTIPGAPAVIIGFNENVAWGVTNVGGDVLDWYQLKFKNKAMREYWHEGRWKPVRRVVERVVVRGQPDLLDTVLYTHHGPIVYDREEKVFNKQTPIRHAMRWTAHDGANEVLAFYRLNRARSYQDYSAALKTYGSPAQNFIFASNQNDIAIRPNGRFPLKWQDQGKFILDGSDVAYDWHGWIPMEQNPHVENPARGFVSSANQPSAGLDYPYYLGWDYAPADRAHRINEQLAKMRRATPDSLRQLQNDNLGVNARLMLPAMLRALSKEAPLSPNSPAYSAQEALQRWDYHYNADAVGATVFELWYNNLVDRLWEDDFSSKATGLEMRYPSRDRTNRLLLAETEAPKRSTTSPWIDDRRTAKQENVHDLLLASLNFAVDSLTRKFGPLGPKWAWANQKSTDINHLANLPGFGRADIDCAGSPGSVNATGPRNGPSWRMVVALGPKVQAYGIFPGGQSGNPASAYYDDMIEPWRVGHLDELVFLRAADENHPRLQSAWRLEASQ, encoded by the coding sequence ATGCTTCGTATTCTGAAGGCCTTGCTGGCCGTTGTTATCACGCTCACCCTCACGTGGGTTCTGAACGCTAAACAGGGCGACGTGCCGCCCATGGGCAAGCTCTTGAGCCCCTACCGCGGCATCTGGCAGAACGGCGAAGATGCCCAAGCGTTGGAGGAGCCCCAAACCCTGCAGCTACCTGGCCTACGCCAGCCCGTCCGCGTCCGTTTCGACGACCGGCGCGTGCCCCACATTTTTGCCGAGAACGAGCACGACCTCTACTACGCCCAAGGCTACCTAACGGCCCACGACCGACTCTGGCAGATGGAGTTTATGACCCGCGTGGCGGCCGGCCGCATCTCGGAAGTGGTGGGCTCGAAGGCGCTGGAGTACGACCGGTTTCAGCGGCGCATGGGACTGGCCTACGGCGCCGAAAACTCCCTGCGCGAGATGCTGAAAGACCCTACCACGCGCGTGGTGCTGGAGTCGTACTCCGAGGGCGTGAATGCCTACATCAACACCCTTGCCCCCAAAGACTATCCGTTTGAATACAAGCTTCTGGACTATGCTCCCGAGCCCTGGCAGCCGCTGAAATGCGCGCTGCTACTTAAGCTCATGGCCTGGGACCTGAGCGGCCGCTCCGACGATCTGCGCCTGAGCAACATTCTGCGCAAATATGGCCCCAAAGTGGTGCAGGACCTGTTTCCCGACTACCCTAACCGCCAGGATGCTATTGTGCCCACCGGCTCGCCGCTGGCGTTTAAGCCCGTGCCGGTACCCGTGGCGCCGCCCTCCTTCGCGGCAGCTATTTCCGATAAAGTGCCGGCCCGGGAACCGGATGCGGAGCTGGGTTCCAACAACTTTGCGGTGGCGGGCAGCCGCTCGGCCTCGGGCCTACCCATTCTGGCCAACGACCCGCACCTGCAGCTCAACCTGCCCAGCATCTGGTACCAGGTACAGATGACCGCGCCTGGCCTGAACGTGTACGGCGTGACCATTCCGGGGGCGCCGGCCGTGATTATCGGCTTCAATGAGAATGTGGCCTGGGGCGTGACCAACGTGGGCGGCGACGTGCTCGACTGGTATCAGCTCAAGTTTAAGAACAAGGCCATGCGCGAGTACTGGCACGAGGGTCGCTGGAAACCGGTGCGCCGCGTGGTAGAGCGGGTGGTAGTGCGTGGCCAGCCCGACCTTCTCGATACGGTGCTCTACACCCACCACGGCCCCATCGTGTATGACCGGGAAGAAAAGGTGTTCAACAAGCAGACGCCCATCCGGCACGCCATGCGCTGGACCGCCCACGATGGCGCCAACGAGGTGCTGGCCTTCTACCGCCTCAACCGGGCCCGCTCCTACCAGGATTACTCGGCGGCGCTGAAAACGTACGGCTCACCGGCCCAGAACTTCATTTTTGCCAGCAACCAGAATGATATTGCCATCCGACCCAACGGCCGCTTCCCGCTGAAGTGGCAGGACCAGGGCAAATTTATCCTGGATGGCTCTGATGTGGCCTACGACTGGCACGGCTGGATTCCGATGGAGCAGAACCCGCACGTAGAAAACCCAGCGCGCGGCTTCGTATCCTCAGCCAACCAGCCCTCCGCTGGCCTCGACTACCCCTATTACCTGGGCTGGGACTATGCCCCTGCTGACCGCGCCCACCGCATTAATGAGCAGCTGGCCAAAATGCGGCGCGCCACTCCCGATAGTCTGCGCCAACTCCAGAACGACAACTTGGGTGTGAATGCCCGCCTGATGCTGCCAGCCATGCTGCGCGCGCTCAGCAAAGAAGCCCCATTGTCACCCAACTCTCCTGCTTACAGCGCGCAGGAGGCGCTACAACGCTGGGATTATCACTACAATGCCGATGCTGTAGGCGCTACCGTTTTTGAGTTGTGGTATAATAATCTGGTTGACCGCTTGTGGGAGGATGACTTTAGCTCGAAAGCCACTGGCCTAGAGATGCGCTACCCATCCCGCGACCGTACGAATAGGTTGCTGCTGGCAGAAACCGAAGCGCCCAAGCGCAGCACGACGTCTCCATGGATTGACGACCGGCGCACGGCTAAGCAGGAAAACGTGCACGATCTACTGCTAGCGTCGCTAAACTTCGCCGTCGATTCTCTGACGCGCAAATTTGGGCCGCTGGGACCGAAGTGGGCCTGGGCCAATCAGAAAAGCACCGACATCAACCACTTGGCCAACTTGCCCGGCTTCGGCCGCGCGGATATCGATTGCGCCGGCAGCCCCGGCAGCGTGAATGCTACCGGCCCGCGCAACGGCCCGTCGTGGCGCATGGTGGTAGCGCTGGGCCCGAAGGTGCAGGCCTACGGTATCTTCCCCGGCGGGCAAAGCGGCAACCCGGCCTCGGCGTATTATGATGATATGATTGAGCCCTGGCGCGTAGGCCACCTCGATGAGCTGGTGTTCCTGCGCGCCGCCGACGAAAACCACCCACGCCTCCAGTCCGCCTGGCGCTTGGAAGCCTCTCAGTAA
- a CDS encoding septal ring lytic transglycosylase RlpA family protein translates to MKLTLRLHVSGLMMAMLLVLLTAFSVSARTLRVSDDEKAPAASAKKSAVLRGRASWYGKEHQGLRTSSGERFDRNKYTCAHKTLPFGTRLRVTNPETGKAVVVRVSDRGPFRHQRILDLSEVAARPLGIVTHGAVSVVAEVMPQDTPLGPVDAPENLAALLQDEAAVAEVSVLTDIRAGETEAADVALRPEPVATYVIQAGTFGELRNAQAVMEKIQGLEPKLLVTSVATSTASGKTLNRIVVGRFASQAEADAVRLRLQRIGIAGLVRQGENL, encoded by the coding sequence ATGAAGTTGACTCTACGACTGCATGTCTCGGGCTTGATGATGGCCATGCTCCTCGTGCTGCTGACGGCCTTCTCGGTCTCGGCCCGTACGCTGCGGGTAAGTGATGATGAAAAAGCCCCGGCCGCCTCGGCCAAAAAGTCCGCTGTGTTGCGCGGCCGTGCCTCCTGGTACGGAAAGGAACACCAAGGTCTCCGCACCAGCAGCGGCGAGCGGTTCGACCGCAACAAGTACACCTGCGCGCACAAAACCCTGCCCTTTGGCACTCGGTTGCGCGTAACCAACCCCGAAACCGGCAAAGCTGTAGTAGTACGCGTTTCTGACCGCGGCCCGTTCCGCCACCAGCGCATCCTCGATCTATCAGAAGTAGCGGCCCGCCCGCTCGGTATCGTGACGCACGGTGCCGTATCGGTAGTGGCCGAGGTAATGCCCCAAGACACTCCGCTGGGCCCCGTTGACGCTCCTGAGAATCTGGCGGCACTGCTTCAGGATGAAGCCGCCGTGGCAGAAGTCAGCGTCCTGACCGATATCCGGGCCGGCGAAACGGAAGCCGCCGATGTAGCGCTACGCCCCGAGCCTGTTGCCACGTATGTTATTCAGGCGGGCACCTTCGGCGAATTGCGCAACGCGCAGGCCGTGATGGAAAAAATTCAGGGCCTGGAGCCTAAGTTGCTTGTTACGTCGGTAGCCACCAGCACTGCATCGGGCAAAACGCTCAACCGTATTGTAGTAGGCCGCTTCGCCTCGCAAGCCGAGGCCGATGCAGTGCGCCTGCGCCTTCAGCGCATTGGCATTGCCGGGCTGGTTCGGCAGGGCGAGAACCTCTAG
- a CDS encoding DUF72 domain-containing protein, which yields MDFGRLSDLRYVDFRLPADHPETAAVLARALPTQGAPPQVYVGCPIWTNKAWLGNYFPAGIKDTEYLHHYARQFNSIELNTTHYRIPDATTVRKWREAVPATFRFCPKIPQIISHDRALYNADDLTSSFCRAIEGLGETLGHAFLQLPPTFGPEHLRRLERYLLDFPDYVPLAVELRHPAWYADRELLSSVTAMLEALGKVLVLSDVAGRRDVLHMRLTTPTAFVRLNGHGLIDSDFRRADDWAARIASWLESGLHTAYVFIHQKDIMHSPLWAEHFLRRLHELTGLHVQPPRVIPQPVQGSLF from the coding sequence ATGGATTTTGGCCGCCTTTCCGACCTGCGCTACGTTGATTTCCGGCTCCCCGCCGACCACCCCGAAACCGCCGCCGTGCTGGCCCGGGCGCTGCCTACCCAGGGCGCCCCGCCGCAGGTGTATGTGGGTTGCCCCATCTGGACGAATAAGGCCTGGCTGGGCAACTATTTTCCGGCCGGTATTAAGGATACCGAATACCTGCACCACTACGCCCGGCAGTTCAACAGCATCGAGCTGAATACCACGCACTACCGCATTCCGGATGCTACTACGGTGCGCAAGTGGCGCGAGGCGGTGCCCGCCACGTTCCGGTTTTGCCCCAAAATTCCACAAATCATCAGCCACGACCGGGCCCTGTACAACGCCGATGACCTCACGAGCAGCTTTTGCCGCGCCATTGAAGGGCTAGGCGAAACGCTAGGCCACGCGTTCTTGCAGCTGCCGCCCACGTTTGGCCCCGAGCACCTGCGCCGCCTAGAGCGCTACCTGCTCGATTTTCCGGACTACGTGCCGCTGGCCGTAGAGCTGCGCCACCCTGCCTGGTATGCTGACCGGGAGCTGCTCTCCTCCGTGACGGCCATGCTGGAGGCGCTGGGCAAAGTGCTGGTGCTGAGTGATGTGGCGGGCCGCCGCGATGTGCTGCACATGCGCCTGACTACGCCCACGGCCTTCGTGCGCCTCAACGGCCACGGCCTCATCGACTCCGACTTCCGCCGCGCCGATGATTGGGCCGCGCGTATTGCGAGCTGGCTGGAGAGTGGCCTACATACTGCCTATGTCTTCATTCATCAGAAGGACATCATGCACTCCCCGCTCTGGGCCGAGCACTTCCTGCGCCGCCTCCACGAGCTAACTGGCCTACACGTACAGCCGCCCCGCGTGATTCCGCAACCGGTGCAGGGCAGCTTGTTCTAA
- a CDS encoding DUF3575 domain-containing protein: MRTAYLKLALALAVGAPAAVLAQTTTPAPAAAVQLPTPAPEITQKTLFKAGTGITRGFELGGYSGLSVPLVLGVERHLTPAVSVYSNAFGGLNIGRRSDFDRSFLRSFGADAGVRYYYNQQKRKEKGRATGPFVGNYFALQTTSSFYSNHPQNSYNEAYRYQYDNSSLSLLWGAQRRIGKHGLLDAYVGAGIENPMMSSYRNGYPEYKRQLGINAEIGIKISLIP, from the coding sequence ATGCGTACTGCTTATCTGAAACTAGCGCTGGCCTTGGCAGTCGGCGCTCCGGCTGCCGTGCTGGCCCAAACTACTACGCCAGCTCCGGCCGCAGCTGTTCAGCTACCAACTCCGGCGCCCGAAATCACGCAGAAGACGCTGTTCAAGGCAGGTACCGGCATCACGCGGGGCTTTGAGCTGGGCGGTTACTCTGGCCTATCGGTGCCGCTGGTGTTGGGCGTAGAGCGCCACCTTACCCCAGCCGTATCGGTGTATAGCAACGCGTTTGGGGGCCTGAACATTGGGCGGCGTAGTGACTTTGACCGTTCCTTCCTCCGGTCTTTCGGTGCCGATGCCGGCGTGCGCTACTATTACAATCAGCAAAAACGCAAAGAGAAAGGCCGCGCTACCGGCCCCTTCGTTGGCAACTATTTCGCGCTCCAAACTACCTCTTCCTTTTACTCCAACCATCCCCAAAACTCCTACAACGAAGCGTATCGCTACCAGTATGACAACTCCAGCCTGAGCCTGCTGTGGGGCGCGCAGCGGCGCATAGGCAAGCATGGGCTGCTAGATGCTTACGTGGGCGCCGGTATTGAGAACCCCATGATGTCATCTTACCGAAACGGCTACCCGGAGTACAAGCGGCAACTCGGCATAAACGCCGAAATAGGTATCAAGATCAGCCTGATTCCTTAA
- a CDS encoding matrixin family metalloprotease, with the protein MNASAFALISTFSLLLAAGAGAQTLPAATPEVHCSLLAVGVKERAAAVPLIIEGEVLESQGFRGTNGRIYTSNRVRVYKLLKGQAPAELTLLTEGGTVGLDRQDLTNTLSLVPGQQGVFFLEPAAFSGTAAAGVAYAAYASLQGFVRYDVSTLTAAEPFRTYSSVDADFYQQVAPGTRVAQLQANPTLEAAVARRLTPVARKVLAPVISFIGPLTVTAGTGTVLTITGTGFGTTRGSGFVEFRNADDGGATYTKATDADIVSWTDNRIQVLVPSLSASGNTAGTGPVRVTTTDQQQAVSPAIITVVYAATNVQDDRLKLRTLPGALNQNKEGGYSFRFDPNFASNALANAAWQRALANWRCQTGVNWVVGDPRTKGGVAEDGENAVGFDTGTELPTNVLGRTTSYYRGCYLSNDRVSFYVQEIDTQFDSGTNWQYGPANPSSNQIDFESVALHELGHAQQLSHLILPSAVMHYAVARGQVGRRLAAVSDIAGGRYVLRTRGFVRSECSSGSNPMLPAPVTRQLVEFVPGAGTIFQWITRDECFVTGYVVERASSDTTAGWQAVGTVAAGAANGTYRITDPQPRSGLSYYRLRVRRPDNSLDSAVPLASTDDASAAAKGLVLYPNPIIGASTPVTLQYQGGASSGKITVLFYDAIGRYQGGTVLNYEPGLNILPIVPPLMRAGLYIARWSDSNGASGRVRLVFAR; encoded by the coding sequence ATGAACGCATCGGCTTTTGCTCTGATATCAACCTTTTCGCTCCTCCTTGCTGCCGGCGCCGGCGCACAGACGCTGCCTGCCGCCACCCCCGAAGTGCACTGCTCCTTGCTGGCAGTGGGCGTAAAGGAGCGCGCGGCTGCCGTACCTCTCATCATTGAGGGCGAAGTACTGGAAAGCCAGGGCTTTCGGGGCACCAATGGCCGCATCTACACCAGCAACCGGGTACGCGTGTACAAGCTGCTGAAAGGCCAGGCACCCGCTGAGCTGACGCTGCTTACCGAAGGCGGCACCGTAGGCCTAGACCGCCAAGACCTGACCAATACGCTTAGCCTTGTGCCCGGCCAGCAAGGGGTTTTCTTTCTGGAGCCGGCCGCTTTCAGTGGTACCGCTGCCGCCGGAGTGGCCTACGCGGCCTACGCCAGTTTGCAGGGCTTCGTGCGTTACGATGTAAGCACGCTCACGGCCGCCGAGCCCTTTCGCACGTACTCGTCCGTTGATGCTGACTTCTACCAGCAAGTGGCCCCCGGCACTCGTGTAGCGCAGCTGCAGGCAAACCCTACGCTGGAAGCGGCAGTAGCTCGTCGGCTGACGCCGGTGGCCAGAAAAGTGCTAGCCCCTGTCATCTCGTTTATTGGGCCGCTTACCGTAACGGCCGGTACCGGAACTGTACTCACCATCACGGGCACCGGCTTCGGAACCACCCGGGGCAGCGGGTTCGTGGAGTTCCGCAACGCCGACGATGGCGGCGCTACCTACACCAAAGCCACCGACGCGGACATAGTCAGCTGGACTGATAACCGGATTCAGGTGCTGGTACCGTCTTTGAGTGCCAGTGGTAATACGGCAGGCACCGGCCCCGTGCGCGTCACGACCACTGATCAGCAGCAGGCCGTGAGTCCGGCTATTATCACGGTGGTATATGCTGCCACCAACGTGCAGGATGACCGGTTGAAGCTACGTACGCTGCCCGGGGCTCTCAACCAGAATAAGGAAGGCGGCTACTCTTTCCGCTTCGACCCCAACTTTGCTTCCAATGCGCTGGCCAATGCTGCCTGGCAGCGCGCCCTGGCCAACTGGCGGTGCCAGACTGGTGTGAACTGGGTAGTAGGCGACCCCCGAACCAAGGGCGGCGTGGCCGAAGACGGCGAGAATGCGGTCGGCTTTGACACGGGAACGGAGCTGCCAACCAACGTGCTGGGCCGTACTACCAGCTACTACCGCGGGTGCTACCTTTCCAACGACCGGGTAAGCTTCTATGTGCAGGAGATTGATACGCAGTTTGATAGTGGCACCAACTGGCAGTATGGGCCCGCAAACCCTTCCTCAAACCAGATTGATTTTGAATCGGTGGCGTTGCACGAGCTAGGCCACGCTCAGCAGCTTTCCCACCTGATTCTGCCCAGCGCCGTGATGCACTATGCCGTGGCCCGGGGGCAGGTTGGCCGGCGGCTGGCGGCTGTCAGCGACATAGCCGGGGGGCGCTACGTGCTGCGCACCAGGGGCTTTGTACGCTCCGAATGCAGCAGTGGCAGCAATCCTATGCTGCCGGCCCCAGTTACGCGCCAGCTGGTAGAGTTCGTGCCTGGCGCTGGCACTATCTTCCAGTGGATCACGCGCGACGAGTGTTTCGTGACGGGCTACGTGGTGGAGCGGGCCTCCTCTGATACCACGGCCGGTTGGCAGGCCGTGGGTACCGTAGCGGCCGGCGCCGCAAACGGAACTTACCGCATTACGGATCCGCAGCCCCGCTCCGGACTAAGCTACTACCGCCTGCGGGTGCGCCGCCCCGATAACTCGCTTGATTCGGCCGTGCCGCTGGCCTCAACCGATGATGCGTCAGCGGCAGCCAAGGGCTTGGTACTGTATCCAAACCCCATCATAGGCGCCAGTACGCCCGTAACGCTGCAGTACCAGGGCGGCGCCAGCTCCGGCAAAATCACGGTGCTTTTCTATGATGCCATCGGGCGCTATCAGGGCGGCACGGTGCTCAACTATGAGCCGGGTCTGAATATCTTGCCTATTGTGCCGCCGCTGATGCGAGCCGGACTGTACATTGCCCGCTGGAGCGACTCCAACGGCGCCAGTGGCCGGGTGCGGCTAGTGTTTGCACGCTAG
- a CDS encoding 3-oxoacyl-ACP synthase III family protein produces MYIHQVAAYLPAEIINNEHFTRLNGLSDEWITERTGIRARRKASAEENTNTMALEATRRVLAAAPAFEAAEVDLIVGATYTPHDTIFTLAHAVQRDLNVSDIPVVSISSACSSLLNAIEIVEGYFAMGKARRALVVVSEHNTAYNNEHDTMAGHLWGDGAAALLLTPERLAPTDLLVRTVLTGGAGNIGKADVSVTLKPVEKGIVMPFGKDVFINACQYMTRVTQQVLERNNLGVQDVSYLIPHQANLRITKNVVQQLGLAEECAVSNIEELGNTGCAGAAIALADTWPSLQPGQNVVITVFGGGYSYGAMLLQR; encoded by the coding sequence GTGTACATTCATCAGGTGGCGGCTTATTTGCCCGCCGAAATCATCAATAACGAGCATTTCACCCGTTTAAACGGGTTATCCGACGAGTGGATTACGGAACGCACAGGCATTCGGGCACGCCGGAAGGCTTCTGCCGAAGAAAACACCAACACCATGGCGCTGGAAGCTACCCGCCGGGTGCTGGCAGCCGCTCCCGCTTTTGAGGCGGCTGAGGTAGACCTAATTGTGGGGGCTACCTACACGCCCCACGACACCATTTTTACGCTGGCCCATGCGGTGCAACGGGATCTGAACGTGTCGGATATTCCGGTGGTCAGCATTTCCTCGGCCTGCTCTTCGCTGCTCAACGCCATTGAGATTGTGGAAGGCTACTTCGCTATGGGCAAAGCCCGGCGGGCCTTGGTAGTAGTAAGTGAGCACAACACGGCCTACAACAACGAACATGATACCATGGCGGGCCACCTCTGGGGCGATGGCGCGGCGGCGCTGCTCCTGACACCGGAGCGCCTCGCCCCCACCGACCTGCTAGTGCGTACCGTGCTGACAGGCGGCGCCGGCAACATTGGCAAGGCCGATGTATCGGTTACGCTGAAGCCGGTTGAGAAAGGTATTGTAATGCCGTTCGGCAAAGATGTGTTCATCAATGCCTGCCAGTACATGACGCGCGTGACGCAGCAGGTCCTGGAGCGCAACAACCTGGGCGTGCAGGACGTCAGCTACCTGATTCCGCATCAGGCCAACCTGCGCATTACCAAAAACGTGGTGCAGCAGCTCGGGCTGGCTGAAGAGTGCGCGGTATCTAATATCGAGGAGCTTGGCAACACGGGCTGCGCTGGGGCAGCCATTGCCCTCGCCGACACCTGGCCTAGCCTGCAGCCTGGTCAGAATGTCGTCATTACGGTGTTTGGCGGCGGCTACTCCTACGGCGCCATGCTGCTGCAACGATAA